Genomic window (Streptomyces yatensis):
GGCGCCGTCGACGGACTCCACGTGGACGGGCGCGCGGACTACGTGGGCCCGGGCCTCGCCGCTGACTTCGACCCGTTCCCGGTCGTCATCGATCTCACCGAGCTCGCGGTCAGTGGCTACCGGGCGGCCGACTGGCTCCGGGAACACCACGACCTCAACGCCCATCTGGCCGACCACCGGCGGATCAGCACCCAGCTCACCCACGCCGATGACCCCTCGACGACCGGCCCGCTGCTCACCGCGCTGCGCGACCTGGTCGGCCACGCGGACGATCTGCGGCCCGCTCCCGAGGTGGCCGTACCCGCACCGGGCGGGTTGCGGATGGAGCAGTCCTGCCTGCCGCGGGGCGCCTACTTCGGCTCCGTGGAGGACCTGCCCCTGGCCCGCGCGGCAGGCCGGGTGGCGGCCGAGATGGTCACCCCCTATCCACCGGGCATACCGGCCGTGCTGCCCGGCGAGGTGCTGAGGCAGCCGGTCCTGGACTATCTGCGCACCGGAGTGAGGGCCGGGATGAACCTCCCCGACGCGGCCGACCCCGGCCTGGACACCATCCGCGTCCTGGTCGAAGGGACCGGAGCCGACTGACGACGGACCGGCGCGGTCGGCTCGAGTTGGCTCCCCGACCCCGATAGAGACAGAGCCCGACCCCGACAGAGACAGAGGCAGAGGGAACAGTGAGCGAAACGCGTCCGGCGAAGCAGACCCGGCTGATGCCCCTGCCCACGGCGCGGGGAGAGGTGTCCGGCGCGCTCGTCGACGCCCTCGTACGGGAACCCGGCGGCGCGACACTGCCCGTCGGCCCATCGCTCCACGAGGCCGATCCCTACGGCGATGATCTGCAGCTCGCGCTGTACGTGTGCTACGAACTCCACTACCAGGGCTTCTCCGGTGTGGACGACGCGTGGGAGTGGGACCCGGATCTGCTCCGGGTACGGCAGGCACTGGAACGCCGCTTTCTGGCCGCGCTGCGCTCCGATGCCACCACCCACGACGACCCGGACACCGCCGTGGCCGAGCTGCTGGTGGAGCCGGCCGACGGAACGGGGGTGTCGCACTACCTCCGGGACGAGGGTGAGCTGTGGCAGCTGCGTGAGTACATCGCGCATCGGTCGCTGTACCAGCTCAAGGAGGCCGACCCGCATGTGTGGGTCATCCCGCGGCTGCGCGGCCAGGCCAAGGCGGCGATGGCGGCGGTGGAGTACGACGAGTTCGGGGCCGGGCGCGGGGAGCGGGTGCACCAGGAGTTGTTC
Coding sequences:
- a CDS encoding iron-containing redox enzyme family protein, whose product is MSETRPAKQTRLMPLPTARGEVSGALVDALVREPGGATLPVGPSLHEADPYGDDLQLALYVCYELHYQGFSGVDDAWEWDPDLLRVRQALERRFLAALRSDATTHDDPDTAVAELLVEPADGTGVSHYLRDEGELWQLREYIAHRSLYQLKEADPHVWVIPRLRGQAKAAMAAVEYDEFGAGRGERVHQELFADLMTDLALDPTYNHYLDATSARMLAVVNMMSLLGLHRALRGALVGHFATVEITSSPASDRLAQALRRLGAGEAAVFFYTEHVEADAVHEQVVRHGVIDELLKREPTLAADVAFGVDATVFLEDRLAEELLGAWREARSSLRAPL